CACAAAGCCGGGACAGTCCCCAGCAGGATCAGCACGACGAAGTACGTGCGTCCGGGACTCAGTGAATCAAATTTCGCGTCGCCCTGCCCCGGCAGCATTTGAGCAATCAAGGCTGGCACACTCTGCCACACGCCAAGCAGGCTGCTAAAGACAGCGCCCCAAGCGCCGAAGCGAAACATCCAGCCCGCGAAAACGCCAAACGTGGGCAGGCTGTTCTGCATATCGTCCGCCAGCCGCGTGATCAGGTTCGCTCCTTTTAAACTTGGATCAACCGGCAGGCGACTTCCTAAAATCACCATTCCGATACCGAACATCGCCGTCATCAAATAGCCGGCCGCCAGGTCGATACGGCATGCTTTCAAAGATGCAGCATCCAACCGGCCCTTCTCGCGAATCCAGTTGCCGTAGCACAGCATGGTCACCGTGCCACCGACGCCTGCCATGAGCGTTAGCGTCCAGGCGACTCCCTTCCCGTCTGCATGAGGAATCTTCGGGATCAGCAAGCCTCGAATGACGTCCAGCCATTCCGGTGCGCTTAGCATCGCAACAACTAATACGGTGACGAACATCAATCCGATGCAGACAGCCATTAAGCGTTCGAACAGCCAGAACCCGCCCAGTCGTACAAGAACGATGGCGGCAACACTGTGCAGGCAGCCATGTACGATGCGGCCGAAGGCTGGTTCTCCGATCGGTAGAATTGCCTGTGCGCATTCGCCACAGGCCGACATCAGCATCCCGCCGATGCAAAATGACCACACGGCGAGGTAAGCCAAAAACAGATATCGCACGATCGCCGGAGTGGATCGAAAAACGCCGTCGGTAAGACTGGTGCGAGTGCTCAATTGCCATCGAGCCAGTCCTTCGCACAGCACATACTTCAATAGGGCGCCGACGAGTACGACCCACAGCACCGTCACCTTCAGCAGTGCACCAGCGAGTGCGCCGCCCGCGAGGTCGCCCGCTCCAACGCCGGTTGCGGCAACCAGAATGCCCGGGCCGAGCACCTGCAACCAGCCTGTTTCCGCGCTAGAAGCCTGTGAATCCGCTTTCGCAGAGGGCGGCTGGTGAGGATCAACTTCTGACTGCAAAACAACGAGTCCCTTTTGGCTTCGCGCCCTGGGGTGAATTCCGACCTGCTGCGGTTACCTGTCAAATTGCACGCCGACCGGCGTCACTAGCTCGACACGATCGGGAACAGGCGGGCTGGGAATTACGGGCCCCCTAAACACTCTCGGCAGTGTCAAGCTTCCGGGTTTGACCTCGGTTGCGGTGGCAGGCCGAAAGCTCAGAAAGTTGTTAGCCCGGCGGTACGCAAGCGTCAGCGTGGGCGCTGCGTCGTCCGCAAACCGGACCGTTTCGCAGTGACCAAAGTAATCCATCACGACATTGACATTGTCGGGCACTGGCGGCACCTGGCGACTTAGGTATTCGAGCGCTTCGCTAAGTTCTGCGATGCGGCATAGGACCTGGTCAACCGCGATCGAAGCGCGTGGGTTCCGTTTACGTAGTTCCTCGAAAAAGTAAGATCGAACGCGGGACGAATATTCGTCCTGCAATTTCACGTGTTCGCCCACGCAAAATATTCCGTCGACAATCTGAGTGACTCGCAAATCGTCAGCCGGTGCGTCTCGCCGCCAGCAGCGAATGATATCTTCCACTGTCGACTGCTGACACTGACCGAAATAGCCGCCCAGAGAGATCAAATGGCGGACACACGTTACGTCCAGGTCGATATTGCCGACGTCGGATGAGATATACGCGGTTGGCCGCCAGTCTGAATAGAGGTACATCCACGCCGGGTTTTTGTCGTTGAACCGGTCGTGCAAGTACACAACGGGTAATCCTTCCGCCTTCATCGTCGCAACAACTTGCGAGACGGCGGGCTGAGTTAACAGCAGCGGGTCAAAGTGCTGGGAACTGTGCGTCACGATCGCCAACGTCGGCTGAGTAATCAGGACGTTTTGCGGTTCCGTGAACGTAGGCTTCCAGTCACGCGGCTCAAACGTTTCCGCGTTTGGCAGCCGCAGCGTGGCGACGGCAATGGTGATGAGTAGAACGGTCATGAAAAATTCCGGCGAGGAGACGTCGCGTGCACGCCCACAAACAGGCTGCCTCCGTGCCACTGGCCCTTTTCAGCAAAGTACCAGCGCAGACTCAACTCGTGAATAGGTGTTGACGGATGCGTGACGCATTTCATCGGAAAACTCATCGCTCCGGATTGCCCGCCGTCAAACATTCCGCATTTTGGCGTGGGGCCACTTTGAACCACGGTATCTCTCGTCAAGTGGTTCGCCCGCTAGCCCAGTCGAAGTTACATTGACCTCAGAGAATTTTCGCCGAGCGTCTGATGAAAGCCAGGGGCGGCGAACGAATTCCGTTGCCACGCCTGTCGTCCGCACTCCTTAGGGAGATGATTCTCAATGCTTCTGCGATTTCTTTTTCTAAGCCTCGCTCTTCAGATCATGGCGGATGCTGACGAGCGGCCCAACATTATCTTCCTAATGGCGGACGACCAGGCCACGTACTCGATGGGCTGCTACGACACGCCGGGCGCGAAGACGCCAAACCTGGACCAACTGGCCGACGATGGAATCGTGTTTGACGCTCACTACGTCACGACCGCCATCTGCATGGCCAGCCGAGCCAGCGTGATGACTGGAATGTTCGAATACAAGACCGGCTGCAATTTCGAACACGGAGCCTTAATGTGCGAACACTGGTTGAAGACATATCCAGTGCTGCTGCGAGATGCCGGCTATCGAACTGCCTTCGCCGGCAAGTTCGGCTTTGAGGTGACCGAAAAGGTTGGTGGGAAAGGTGAACTGCCTGACACGGACTTCGACGTTTGGGGTGGTGGTCCCGGCCAGACGTCGTATGCCACGAAGAAGAACAAGTCGATGGCGAAGTACGTCGACCAGTTCCCTCATTCGACCTTGTCCTACGGTGCGTTTGGCCGCGATTTTGTCACCGATTCGGCGAAGGAGGATCGGCCCTTTTGTTTGTCCATCAGTTTCAAGGCACCTCACCACCCCGTGCAGCCGGATCCGAAGTTCGACGGTGTGTTTCGAGGAATGACGTTTTCGAAGCCGGGTAACTTCGGCCGCGAACTCGG
This DNA window, taken from Fuerstiella marisgermanici, encodes the following:
- a CDS encoding Nramp family divalent metal transporter, which translates into the protein MQSEVDPHQPPSAKADSQASSAETGWLQVLGPGILVAATGVGAGDLAGGALAGALLKVTVLWVVLVGALLKYVLCEGLARWQLSTRTSLTDGVFRSTPAIVRYLFLAYLAVWSFCIGGMLMSACGECAQAILPIGEPAFGRIVHGCLHSVAAIVLVRLGGFWLFERLMAVCIGLMFVTVLVVAMLSAPEWLDVIRGLLIPKIPHADGKGVAWTLTLMAGVGGTVTMLCYGNWIREKGRLDAASLKACRIDLAAGYLMTAMFGIGMVILGSRLPVDPSLKGANLITRLADDMQNSLPTFGVFAGWMFRFGAWGAVFSSLLGVWQSVPALIAQMLPGQGDAKFDSLSPGRTYFVVLILLGTVPALCLPYSLAYVQKTAGVTGALFLPMFALSLLVLPATNLARQSGFRNGRGSALILILTLGLFGVLAVQKLSTLFP